A part of Rhodamnia argentea isolate NSW1041297 chromosome 8, ASM2092103v1, whole genome shotgun sequence genomic DNA contains:
- the LOC115726528 gene encoding protein GAMETE EXPRESSED 3 → MAPVLGERGKIYLVAEDRVLRIDFSAARYSGAAVEVLFGPEPGQAATKIIGISVSTLSSCVYINLHRRGLFAYTMRGELLWSVGPVLNQFGYRLGCRRNPTDCSFTSVPVIDYCEANIYIANSDGELYSLSARATHFKWIQDLSLLDKVFTITAGNNGRLYVAVPARALVLALDVSTGNVLWQRTVGPLSSSDCRLVVDLNGWVSIGSLDGCVYSISPAGDLMKFPRAIKLDSVIQVSPILDCSGYAIYISQTQVEGKTNHIVGEYTVVSAMRPESAIFSLLVPATGSVYWSQKYSDQFTSSLAGSDLDHFLLDEESLLAFVAASKTGNPLACQGQKLASSCFRARLKRHSIDKGDERRILLFLFFESAVLLVLASLVRFCCVFWRKKKLRGGDLGSFLRKRHSLQLKKRALNRTVSELKQRADKEALSSEVLEELGDLERKKDSIERKLSTTYSLGRDHAVRSSRKPLLPLHQAKGRSYSFQDAKKESVAISHTPGDATSAPSSSSSFTGSIGASEAEAGRVSDAKGKGPIEEESSSSSSSGDRSSPEGYWRSPSEPETSSKGFILNEEIEVRGELGGDSNVGDSRNGKFLKRRRTLSSNN, encoded by the exons ATGGCCCCGGTTCTTGGCGAGAGAGGAAAG ATATACCTGGTTGCGGAGGACAGAGTACTGAGAATCGATTTTTCAGCAGCTCGATATTCTGGCGCTGCAGTGGAGGTGCTTTTCGGTCCAGAGCCAGGCCAGGCGGCCACCAAGATAATCGGGATCTCAGTGAGCACGTTGAGTTCATGTGTGTACATAAATTTGCATCGTCGAGGGCTCTTCGCGTACACGATGCGTGGTGAACTGCTGTGGAGCGTCGGGCCTGTGCTTAATCAGTTCGGCTACCGTCTTGGTTGCAGGAGAAATCCCACCGACTGTTCCTTCACTTCGGTCCCCGTTATCGACTACTGCGAGGCTAACATCTAC ATAGCAAATTCGGACGGGGAACTATACTCTCTGTCAGCTCGTGCTACTCATTTTAAATGGATTCAGGATTTGAGTTTGCTCGACAAAGTCTTTACTATCACTGCTGGGAACAATGGCCGGCTTTATGTCGCTGTACCGGCCAGGGCGCTCGTGCTGGCACTTGATGTGTCCACAGGAAATGTCCTTTGGCAGAGAACCGTCGGGCCACTAAGCTCATCCGACTGCAGACTGGTCGTTGATTTAAATG GTTGGGTTTCTATCGGCTCGCTGGATGGGTGCGTATACTCAATTTCACCAGCTGGGGATCTCATGAAGTTCCCGAGAGCAATCAAATTGGACTCGGTCATCCAGGTCAGCCCCATCCTCGACTGCTCTGGTTATGCGATTTACATCTCTCAGACACAGGTGGAGGGAAAGACCAACCACATAGTCGGAGAATATACCGTCGTCTCAGCAATGAGACCCGAGAGCGCGATCTTTTCCTTGTTGGTTCCTGCTACAGGATCTGTTTATTGGTCACAAAAATATTCAG ATCAGTTTACCTCCTCACTTGCTGGAAGCGATCTCGATCATTTTCTTCTGGACGAGGAGAGTCTTCTTGCTTTTGTAGCTGCTTCGA AAACTGGCAATCCACTGGCCTGCCAAG GGCAGAAACTCGCGTCAAGCTGCTTCAGAGCGAGGTTGAAGCGTCACAGCATCGACAAAG GTGATGAGAGGAGGATactcttgttccttttcttcgAATCTGCTGTGTTGCTTGTCCTAGCCAGTCTCGTCAGGTTCTGCTGTGTGttttggaggaagaaaaagctTCGAGGTGGAGATCTTGGGAGTTTCCTGAGGAAGCGG CATTCTCTCCAACTCAAGAAGAGAGCCTTGAATAGGACAGTGTCGGAGCTCAAGCAGAGAGCAGACAAGGAAGCACTGTCCAGTGAAGTGCTCGAAGAACTAGGCGATCTAGAGCGGAAAAAAGATAGCATCGAGAGGAAGCTGTCGACGACCTACAGCTTAGGGAGGGACCATGCCGTGCGCTCAAGCCGGAAACCGCTCCTTCCATTGCACCAAGCGAAGGGGAGGAGCTATTCCTTTCAAGATGCAAAGAAAGAGAGTGTCGCAATATCCCACACCCCTGGCGACGCCACTTCAgcgccatcatcttcttcttctttcacagGAAGCATCGGCGCGAGTGAAGCCGAGGCCGGGCGGGTTTCGGATGCCAAGGGGAAGGGGCCAATTGAAGAagagagctcgagctcgagctccagCGGCGACAGGAGCTCTCCAGAGGGTTACTGGAGAAGCCCTTCCGAGCCGGAAACAAGTTCGAAAGGGTTCATCTTGAATgaagagattgaggtgagaggAGAGCTGGGTGGTGATAGTAACGTGGGTGACTCCAGGAATGGCAAATTcctgaagaggaggaggacttTGTCTTCAAATAACTAA
- the LOC115726535 gene encoding isoprenylcysteine alpha-carbonyl methylesterase ICME-like, giving the protein MASSPAFQSDRPRPSPPPSGGEDPAASALGAGASVSGGAGYGNAGSARRRVSGTAAGGGGRFGRQQSFGREISHAAAETYLITRLAFTLLRYLGVGYRWITKLLALGCYAMLLMPGFLQVAYYYFFSSQVRRSIVYGDQPRNRLDLHLPKNMDGPKPAVAFVTGGAWIIGYKAWGSLLGKQLAERDIIVACIDYRNFPQGTISDMVNDASEGISFVCNIIAEYGGDPDRIYVMGQSAGAHIAACALVDQAVKESRGESISWSLSQIKAYFGLSGGYNLFSLVDHFHNRGLYRSIFLSIMEGEKSFKKFSPEVKVQDPSIGNAASLLPPILLFHGTGDYSIPSDASKAFAATLQRVGAKAEALLFDGKTHTDLFLQDPLRGGKDELFNNLVAFIHADDPEAQARDATAPPRRRFVPELLLWLARRISPF; this is encoded by the exons ATGGCGTCGTCCCCGGCGTTCCAGAGCGATCGGCCCCGCCCGTCTCCGCCGCCCTCAGGAGGCGAGGATCCGGCGGCGAGCGCGTTGGGCGCCGGGGCCTCGGTCTCCGGGGGCGCGGGCTACGGAAACGCCGGCAGCGCTCGCCGGCGCGTCTCCGGGACGGCCGCCGGGGGCGGCGGTCGATTCGGCCGGCAGCAGTCCTTCGGCCGGGAAATCAGCCACGCCGCGGCGGAGACTTACTTGATCACGCGGCTCGCCTTCACGCTTCTGCGATACCTCGG GGTAGGCTATCGGTGGATCACAAAGTTACTTGCCCTTGGTTGTTATGCAATGCTACTTATGCCTGGTTTTCTTCAAG TGGCATACTATTATTTTTTCTCAAGTCAAGTCCGGCGCAGCATTGTCTATGGAGACCAACCAAGAAACAG GTTGGATCTACATCTACCAAAGAATATGGATGGGCCAAAGCCTGCAGTGGCATTTGTAACAGGTGGAGCGTGGATCATTGG ATATAAAGCATGGGGTTCTCTTCTGGGTAAACAACTGGCAGAAAGGGATATTATCGTGGCTTGCATAGATTACAG AAATTTTCCCCAGGGGACCATAAGCGATATGGTCAATGATGCATCAGAGGGAATCTCATTTGTTTGTAATATTATAGCGGAATATGGAGGTGATCCTGATAg GATTTACGTAATGGGACAGTCGGCTGGTGCACATATTGCCGCCTGTGCTCTCGTGGACCAGGCAGTCAAAGAATCCAGAGGAGAGAGCATTTCCTGGAGTTTGTCTCAGATAAAAGCATATTTTGGTTTATCTGGAGG GTACAATTTGTTCAGTTTAGTCGATCACTTTCACAATCGAGGCCTATATCGTTCCATCTTCTTGAG CATAATGGAGGGTgagaaatcatttaaaaaattttcgccTGAGGTTAAGGTGCAGGACCCTAGCATTGGAAATGCTGCTTCTCTGCTGCCTCCAATTCTTCTTTTCCATGGAACTGGTGATTACTCCATACCATCGGATGCGAG CAAAGCTTTCGCGGCCACCCTCCAAAGGGTAGGTGCTAAAGCAGAAGCATTGCTGTTTGATGGGAAAACACACACAGATTTGTTTCTCCAA GATCCCTTGAGGGGTGGCAAAGACGAGCTATTCAACAATCTGGTTGCTTTCATACACGCGGACGACCCGGAAGCACAGGCCAGAGATGCGACTGCACCTCCTAGGAGACGCTTTGTTCCGGAGTTGCTGTTGTGGTTGGCTCGGCGGATAAGCCCCTTTTAG